GAGCCGTTGGGGAAGAGCCGGATAAATCCAGCTGCGTTAAGAATTTCTCGCTGTCTGAGGGTGCCAGGTAGTGGATTCCGGTGATTCCGGACAGCCCGAGTTCGAGAAATTCAGCAGATGGATTTGTCCGGCCCCCAAAAGGGTCGTGGCGCGCATAAGCACGGCTCTCCGGGAGACCACATTCTCAACCCTATGTTCAACCCTGATCAATAATAGAAATAAACGCAATATGCTCCGAACCTTCAAACTCATCATCGAATACGACGGCACCCATTATCACGGCTGGCAGCGGCAGGCCACCGACCGCACCATCCAGGGAGAAATCGAAGCCGCCCTCCTGACCATGACCCGGCAGCAGGTGTCGGTGACCGGCTCCGGCCGAACCGACGCCGGGGTCCATGCCCTGGCCCAGACGGCCAGCTTCCGGTGCGACACCCGCCTGACGCCGGACAATTTCCAGCAGGGCCTGAACAGCCTGCTGGACGACGACATCGTCATCCGCGACTGCCAGTACGCCCCGGACGAATTCCACGCCCGGTTTGACGCCCAACGCAAGACCTACCAGTACCGGATCTTAAACCGCCTTCTTCCCCCGGCCATCGGCCGCCAGTACGTCTGGCACATCCGCCGGCAACTGGATATTGCGGCCATGCGGCAAGCCCTTCCCCACATCACCGGCGAACACGACTTCACCTCGTTTGAAGGCGCCGGCAGCCCCCAGGGCAGCTCCGTCAGAAATGTAATGGCCGCGATTCTTCATGACGCCCCGGACGGCCATCTTTATTTTGACATCACGGCCAACGGGTTTTTAAAACACATGGTCAGAAATATCGTGG
This genomic window from Thermodesulfobacteriota bacterium contains:
- the truA gene encoding tRNA pseudouridine(38-40) synthase TruA — its product is MLRTFKLIIEYDGTHYHGWQRQATDRTIQGEIEAALLTMTRQQVSVTGSGRTDAGVHALAQTASFRCDTRLTPDNFQQGLNSLLDDDIVIRDCQYAPDEFHARFDAQRKTYQYRILNRLLPPAIGRQYVWHIRRQLDIAAMRQALPHITGEHDFTSFEGAGSPQGSSVRNVMAAILHDAPDGHLYFDITANGFLKHMVRNIVGTLAEIGLNKLTPDDMGRILAARDRSLAGATAPPQGLFLMNVEYPDQSVP